The Terriglobales bacterium DNA segment CGGGCGAACCAAAAGCCACGTAAACCACGCCATTTAATCGCAGCAGGGCAGCGCGGTTATTGGACGTCAAGCCATTAAAAGAAACGGTACTGCCGTTTCCGCCTTCTCCGTTGCCAGATACCGTAGCCTGAATGAGCTTCGAGCCCCACATTGCATGAAAGCCGGTTCTGATGTCTAAAGCGTGAATACGGTGAATATATTTGCCGTTCATCTTAAAACGCGCGACGACGTACATAGTATTGGTGCCGGGCGAGATGACGGGAGTCGCGGTAATCCCAATGCTGGCGGCAGTGCTGCACATGTGAACGTCAGCGCAGGGCACCGGTGTTGATCCGGTTGCTGCATTGTTAAGGTTTTTGTACCAGAGCGGCGTACTGTTCTTACCCTCGGCGTCAAAAGCGTACACGCTGTTGTTTTCAGTAGCCACATACACCACATTGTGCACGCCTTGATTTGGGATATCGACGTTCGAGACGTACAGCGGTTGGGCGTAGACGTAGCCGTCCACGGTGTAGGTAAATAATTTCCCGAAGCGAGAAGAGTTTACAGTCTTAGGAGTCAACACCGTTTCGCGGGAGTTCAGGCCAGACCGGGAATTATCGTTGCGATATGTAAACACCCCTACAAGATCGACGTCTGTAGCCGGGGCAATCGCGGACTGACTTTCGCCGGCCGAGCTGGCAGGAGTCAAAGTACCGTTCAGAACGTTCCCAGCAATGTGCACTAGCGAAAGCGTTGCGGAAGCAAACGTCGTGTTGACAAAGCTAATGAGTGCATTCTGATAATGAGCGGAGCAGGCAACGATCGAACAAAGCAACAGTACTACTCTCATTAAAGGCACAAGTCTCCTTCAAACAACCACCACCATTATGGTTAATTCGGCGCCCAAGCAATCCTGCAAGACGGGCGAAATGCTGCTAGCGCTATGTTGGAGATCAGAAAAGCCTGGGCTGTTGTCCGCCGCAACCCGCGACTGACGCCAGTTTTCTGGATTACCTTCCCCTTGTCAAGCGCTCGAAGCGCATACGCAATCTCCGAGCATAGAACTGCAACACTTTGCACTTAGGGAGTGCCTGATTGTGAACGCGATATGAATTTAGCTGCGAACGCTCACAGTGAATGAGTACATAGTGTCAGCATTTGATATCACTGTTTGAACGTGCGCACCTTGGCACCACGGGACTCCAAGCACGTATATATAATGCCAGTGTTCTGAATCTGTAACTTCATCCCCAACAACATCTGTGCCTGTCGCCAGGCAACAATTAAAAGGTTTGGCCTTCCCCAGGAGAGTTGTGGGCGGCTGGCTGCAAGGGACCATTTCCGCGGCATGCTACTGGGCGCTATGAGTCCGAATACATTAAGAGATCCTTCTGCCAGGTGCTATGATCAACAATTCCGGCACACTGATGGTTGACATCCACTGTCACATATTGCCTTTCCTGGATGATGGACCTAAATCCTGGGAAATTGCGTTAGAGATGTGTCGTCTGGCTGGGGAAGATGGTGTCGAGCATATCGTGGCGACACCCCACGCGAATGACCGCTACGCATACGATCGCAAGCAGGCACAGGCAGCGCTCGACCTTCTGCGACAGCGCAGCGACCCCAAACTCAGGTTTAGCCTGGGATGTGAACTGTTCCTGTCCTACGATAACCTGGAGAGCGCGCTGGCCAATCCGCGTAACTTTATCATTGGGCAGACGGGTTATCTGTTGGTGGAACTAAGCAGTTATGGATTACCGCCGGCAATAAACGATTCGCTGGTTCGGCTGCGATCGAGGGGGCTCGTGCCTATCATCGCTCACCCCGAGCGAAATCCAATTTTGCAGCGGAATCCCACGAAGATCATGGAATTTGTAGAACAGGGATGCCTGACCCAGGTCACCGCCTCTGCGCTCACAGGCGCCTGGGGCGGTGTGGCGCGCCGGAGCGCGTTGTGGTTGTTGGAGCGCGGGGCGGTGCACGTGCTGGCAAGCGACGCGCATGACATTAAACAGCGGCCCCCGCTACTTTCCGCGGCGCGGCAAGCCGTGGCAAAGAAATTTGGGGAAGCGCGCGCACATGCCTTGCTGGAAGACCACCCACGCGCCATCCTGGCAGGCCAACCTATACCCCCGGTTGCTCCGGTTTCTGGTTCTTGAACAAGCGAAAACTCCGGCGAGAGTCGATTGCTTGCCGCACCATTTAGAATTGTTGTGTTCCTGTTTAAGAGCGGAAAATATAACGGAGGTCGGATCCTTTATGACTCTGCAGCCACTCACGTCTAAAAGGTCACAGCTCATCTCGGCGATTGAGAGTCGCACGGCCGGCATCGGTGTGATCGGATTGGGATACGTGGGGCTTCCTCTGGCTTTGTTATTCAGCGAGCAGGGATTTCCCGTGACAGGATTCGACATTGACGACCGGAAAGTGCAGACCCTGAATACAGGAGGCTCTTATATACATCGCATCACCCCAGACGAAATTCAATTCGCCCGAGGGAAGGGTTTCTCAGCCACTGCGGATTTCGCGAGCCTGCGGGATGTAGATGCGATCATCATCTGCGTTCCCACGCCGCTCGATGAGCATCGCGAACCTGATTTGAGCTACATCACTTCAACCGGCGACTCTATTGCCCCGCACCTCCGGCCGGGACACCTTGTAATTTTGGAGAGCACTACGTATCCCGGTACCACTGACGAAGTGCTGCTGCCGATTTTGGAGCAGAACAATGGGCGCGGCTTGAAAGCGGTCCGGGCGGGATCGGAAGGACAGTTCTATCTGGCTTTCTCGCCCGAGAGAGAAGATCCCGGTAATAACAGTGTGTCCCGCCGCGATATACCGAAAGTGGTGGGAGGTTTAGAGCCAGAGGCTGCCGAGCTGGCCACCGCAGTTTACGGATCTATTTTCAATCGCGTGGTCAGGGTCTCGTCGCCAGCGGCAGCCGAGATGACAAAGCTCTTAGAAAATATCTACCGTTGCGTCAATATTGCGCTGGTAAATGAACTCAAACTGCTATGCCTGCGGATGGGAGTGGACATCTGGGAGGTGATCGAGGCGGCCTCCACCAAGCCATTCGGGTTCCAACCGTTCTATCCCGGACCAGGGCTGGGAGGACACTGCATCCCGGTAGATCCTTTTTACTTGTCGTGGAAGGCGCGCCAATTCGATTTTCAGACTCGCTTCATCGAGTTGGCGGGCGAGATCAATACCTCGATGCCGTATCATGTGCTGCGCTCGGTTTCCGACGCGCTGAACGCGCGGAAGAAATCGGTGAACGGGTCGAAGGTGTTGGTCCTTGGAGTGGCATATAAAAAGGATATTGACGACCTGCGCGAATCACCGTCTCTGACCATTATCGAACTGCTCCGTAAAGAGGGGGCGGAGGTGAGCTATCACGATCCCTACTTTCCGGTAGTCGGCCGCGGACGTAAATACAACCTGCAGATGCAAAGAGTTTCCCTGGAGAATCTGAGTGACTACGACTGCGTTCTTATCGTTACCGACCACTCTGACTACGATTATGCGCGCATCGTGCGTGAGTCACAGCTGGTAGTTGACACGCGGAACGCAACCCGGGGCATGCAAGCCAAAAACGTGGTCCGGTGCTGAACCGCTGGACGCCTACCGCCGTCTAAATTTGCTCGTGCACCTTGGCAGTTATTACTCGTGGCGGGCGGGCACTCTAAACTGTAGCCTGCGTCGGGCCATACGAGTTGGCTCAAGCTGCGACGAGGAGAAACAATGGACAGCCTGATTCTCGAGATCATGTTCGGGAGTTTGATTGCCGTCACCACATCCCTGACCTTCATGGAAGTACGCCGGATCCGCAAGCACATGGAACAGAAAGCGGGACCGCCTAAGTAAGAGGGAGTCAACTCGTCCCATCTACCTGTTGGGTTACACGCGAGCCCCGGCATCTCGTTCCCGAGTCTGATTTGCTTTTGACGAGCACACTCAGAAGTGTGCCTTGTCAAACGGGATACCCTTACTGGTTTACATCTTCAGTTGCGGTACAGTGGAAGAGTGTCGCGGGTCGGCGTTTTCCTAGTTTTTTTGTGGGTCCTTGTTTGGGGCGCCCTGTCTCTGGCCGGGCAGGTAGCCCCTGCGCCGAGTTGGCAAGTGCGTCCTGAGCCAGAAACTCTGGTCAACGGGGCCCCTGCGATCTTGCGAGTAATCCCTTCCATCGACCTGAGAAATCTGAGTGGGTCGTGGCTGGGTCATGATCTCCACCTCCGGTTCGATTCCGCCAGCAGGTCGTGGTACGGCTTTTTCGGGGTGGACATTACCACTGCAGCCGGTTCTTATCCTCTCAAGCTGAGGGGAGAAACCGCCGCAGGCTCCCCCGTTATTTATGAGGGCAGCCTGCAGGTAAGCACAGCCGCCTACCCCACGGTGACATTGACGGTCCAGCGCAAGTTCGTTGTCCCAAATAAGAGACAAGCTCAGCGGGTCAAGAAGGAAGAAGCGATCAAGCATCGCGCGTTCGCTCGCAGCAGCGACCAGCAGTTATGGAGCCAGCCATTCATGGTTCCAGTGAACACCGCCGTCTCTGAGGTCTTCGGTGTCAATCGAGTCTTCAACGGGAAATTGCAAACCCGACACTTGGGCTTGGATTTTCATGCGTCTCCGGGTACCCCGATCGTTGCCGCCAATTCCGGGACCGTCCTTCTCGCACGCAGGCTCTATTTCGAAGGCCGGTGCGTGGTGGTGGACCACGGCCAGGGACTCATGACCCTTTACATGCATTTCTCCAGGTTAAAGGTGAAGGAAGGCCAGAGAGTCTCTCGAGGACAGGTACTTGGCCTCAGCGGCGCAACCGGGCGGGTTACGGGGCCGCACTTTCACTGGTCGCTGCGATGGGAAGGAACATATCTGGATCCAGGCAAGCTCGCATCGCTGAACTTGCCCTGACAATTCGGCTCCCGCCGAAAGCCCGATGTGATGCCTCTTTCAGCTGACCGCCAACTGTAAGTGTGCAAATAATTGCATCTTTACAGCGCCGTTTCTTTGACGTATATTCCTCGCGCTTTTCAGGCTCACCAACTAGAGAAGTGCTTCTCCGCTCCGGCGTTCAGCCTAATTTTATCTGCGCGCCAGGAGCTATCGTGCAGCACTATTGAAGGAGTTATTGAATTGCTCCGACTGATCCGGTGTGCATTCTTGACCGCCATAGCGACTGGTGTCGTTGTGACCGCGAACGCCGACGCAATCTGTAAAAGCGGACCAAATTCCTTATCGGTCGAGTGGACGAACCAGCAGCTGAGTATTTGTGCAACGACAATTCCTGTCACTGCGGTGCTTCGCGAAGTGGCGCGCAAGACGGGTCTACGTATGCACGGCTTGGAGAAGCCGTTGGGGACCACTTCCCTTCAGCTTGAGAAGGTACCTTTACAATCCGCCCTCAACGCTTTGCTCGAAGGAGTTGACTTCATTATCGTTGGTGACCTGTCACATTCTTTAGAAACATCTCAGCTCTGGATACGGAGAGAATCTCACGTTGCCCATAAAGGGATGATTCGTCTGCCAGCGAGGGACTTGTCTGAATCGGGAGTTTCAGTGGAAGCAAATGCGGTTGCCGAACAGATGGATTCGGGAGAACGACTTGACGAGTCGGAACCGGAAGCTGAGGAAGTTCAGCAAACGTTCGAGCTTGACCCCACAGAAAAATTCGACTCCCTGGCGAGCTCTATTACAAAGCGGGACCAGGAAGCACTCGCCACCGCCGTTCTGGATTCGGATCCAGTGCTTCAGAGCAACGCTTACGAAGCGCTAAAATCGGTGAACGCTGATGCCGCAAAAGAGGCCCTATTCGCAGCGGCAGAGAGCGAGCAGCCATCCACCCGACTTGAAGCCCTTCAACTGTTGCAACAATCTGGTCTAACTGACGATCGAAGCTACCTGACCACGCTCAACAATGCTCTTGGGGACTCTGATGTTCAAGTCCGCATGGCTGCTCTCCAAGGACTGGCGCGGCTGGATAGTCCAGAGGCGATGAGTTACCTGCGGCCGCTGCTTCACGATCCAGATCCTGCCATTCGATTGATGTTGATCTCCAGTGTAGGGGCGAAAGACAAGTCTTTGATTTCCACGGCGCTGCAAGATGGAGACGAGGCCGTGAGTTCCGCTGCAGCCTCGCTGTTACAAGAAGTTCAGAACGAAGATAAATAGATTAAGGAGGAAAAATGCGGTCACGAAATGTGGTCTTCTTTTTGGCCCTGGTGTTATGCGGACCCATAGTGGTTGCGCAGGGCAATCCGGGGGTGTTTCAGTATTATGTCGCGCCAGTCTCTTCCCGACTCGCGTTTTTTGCCTCCCAGCAGGGGGGCCAGGTCTTGTTGCATTCTCCGGCACCTAACGCACGTGCCTTGCTATCGCGGTTCCACCCAGAATTGCTCGCATCCTATCCACAGAGTCCGGTGCTGAAGAGCCCCAGTGGAAGAACGGCCGTGCCGCTCGCATTAGTTGGCTGCGGGACGACCTCGGGTACACAAATGAACTTTGAGGGAGCAGCGAACGCGCTCCCTCAGAATAGCGAATCCATAGATCATATCCGGAACTTCTTTCCCACCGGTACCGGAAATCTGGATTTGGTTGTGGAGACCGCTAACGATGCGCGTGGATTGGCTGGGCCAGGAAACGCGGGAAGTATCTTTGTTCACCGCGACCCCAACGCTGCTTGCTACGCTGGACCGCCGGCCAGCCCTGCGAACACAGATTTTGAAATGGGCAATCCCACGATTACGAGCCCACTCCTCTCTACAGATATAGCGCGGAGCATGGGTCTATCTCGGGTACTGGCTGATCCCGCAAACGGACAATTCATAATCGCGGATTTGCGGCTTGGCAACCAAGTAGCCGGGGTTGGTCTGCGGCGGATCCCCACGGCTGAACTAACCAACACGACCAACTGTCCGCCAGGAACACTATCATTGGCGCAAAGTACTATTTGTGCCACTACCGGTGGAGCTGCAGTTATCGTAAGCGCGACAGACGACGAAAATGTGGATTTCCCCGGCTTAGCCCAAGACCAGCGAGCAAGCGGTGTCGGGGCGGGAGACATTTACGTCTCAAATACAGCTTTAGACGCAATTGGCTATACGACGGAAATTCACCTGACGGCTTGCACCAAGGCGTTCGCGACACTGGCGAATTGCTCACCGACAAAAACCATCAGCAGTGCCGCCGATACGGGAGCTCAATTCAGCAGCGTCTCGGTAGTGCCTCCGGGTGGCCCAAACGCAGGCACCATTACGGTAGTTTACGGAGCATTTGGTTATAACCCCTCTACCGGCATGCCAAATGTGGCAATCAGACTTGTAAAATGCACTCCCAAGGGCGCTCCAGTAGCCCCCACCTGCGGATCACCCATTGCGGTGGTCACGGAAGCCAATCCCTTGACCGTAGGCCGGACCTTCGGGTTTGCAGGACAGCTCATGGGCAACGCAGGACTAAACGTTAATACCATACCAACCCACGCCAACCGCGCGGACAGTACGACTGGGCAGACAACATTCGTTGTCTGGACCCGTTGCAAGGCAAATGTTATTGTCATTCCCGGTTCGGCGTGTCCAGACGCGGACATATCCATGAGAACCTCCACTGACCTTGGAACTACCTGGGCAGCGGTGACCGCCCTCGACGCCACCTCTAGTGCCCACGAGTTTGACCCGGCGATCACTGTCGACAATGGACAGAACATAACCGACGTGGCCTATTACCACACACCTGATACCGTCCGTTTCAAGAACCGGACCGTGGTTGATATGAAGCAAATACCCAACGCTTCCACCACACCAGGTGCGGTAGTGGCCATTACTTCTACCGCTGACTCGCCAGAAGGGGATGCAAACTTCACAACCTTCGGGTTTGGCGCCGGGCTGGGCGATTTTCTGGGAATCAGCAGCCATGGAGCCGCCGGCGTGGGAACGAGCTGCGCGTATGTGGGACACACTAATAACGTCCGTCTCGGCACATATGGCGGCTTGAGCAATGCAGAGTCGAACAACCACGTCAGCAAATTCTGCTATTGACAGGGTTGAAGGAGAGGGACACCCGGGTGTCCCTCTTTCTTCTTCTCTAAGCTGAGAACCGCGTTAGCGAGCCGCCGCCGATCCCCACTTTTCTTCCAGGCGTCGCTCAAACGAGCGGAATAGCAGCCCGTCCACAATGTAGCCAATTCCGACAATCAATCCCATGACCGCAATGACGCGGCTCATGTCATTGAGATCGCGTCCCATCATCAGCAACTGACCCAGACCGAGGCTGACGAATATCATCTCGCCGGAAATGAGAGAGCGCCAGGCGAATGCCCAACCTTGTTTCAATCCAGAGACCAGGTAAGGAAGACTGGCGGGCAGAAGCACATAGAGGAAGAGCTTAAGGCCACCAGCCCCGAGGTTTCGTCCGGCCATTCCATAGATTTTGGGCATCTGGTGGCGAGCGTCTTCCATGCTGATGGTTATGGAAAGGAGAGAGCCCATAACGATCACGAAAATTATGGCTTTCTCGCTCAAACCGAACCATAAAACAGCGAGCGGTAACCAGCAGATACTTGGCAAGCTTTGCAGGCTGACGAGCAGTCCGCCAACGGTTTCTTCCAAAAATCTGCTGCTGGCGAGAACCAGCCCCAACACCATGCCAAGCACGACGGAGATGCCATAGCCAATGGCAATGCGCCGCATGCTCACTTCAATGGCGATCCAGAAGGTGCGGTCGGAGAAACCGCTGACCAGCGAATCCCAGACACCTTTCGGGGTCGGTACCAGGTACGGAGGCCATATCTTTAATCTTGCGATCACTACCCAGATGGCGAGCAGAGCGGCATAAAAGAGCACCTGCCTAGTTATGCGCTTCATGGTACTCGGCCTCCAAGGATTTGTTGATCTCCTCACGCAACTCATCCAGGATGTCGCCCGCCGTGGTTGCTACTACCGTGTCTTCGAGATGGCGTGGACGAGGCAAGTCGATCTTGAACTGACTCTTTACCCGCCCGGGACGAAACGTCATGAGGACAACCCGGTCTCCAAGGCGGACGGCTTCGCGAACGTTGTGGGTGACGAAAACGATGGTCCGGCCGGTTTCCGACCAGATGCGTTCCAACTCATCGTGAAGCAAGTCGCGAGTTTGAGCGTCCAGGGCCGCGAATGGCTCGTCCATCAACAAGACATCCGGCTCGGCGGCCAGTGCGCGAGCCAAAGCCACACGTTGACGCATTCCCCCAGATAGCTGGTGGATGTAACTCTCTTCGAATTTGGAGAGATGTACCAGACGGAGATACTCGCGCGCGGCAGCGCGACGCTGATGCTTGCGAACGCCTGCCACTCGCATACCGAATTCGACGTTGTCGAGGACGGTGAGCCAAGGAAAGAGACCTAGTTCCTGAAAAATCATGATGCGGTTGGTACCGGGGCCGGTCACCGGTTGACCGTCCATCAGGGTAGTGCCAGCCGTAGGTTGAATGAGGCCGGCGAGCACATGGAGCAAGGTTGACTTTCCGCAGCCAGAAGGCCCGACAATGCAAAGAAACTCGCCAGGGTTCACCTCGAGGTTGATATTGGCAAGAGCGACCAAATCGCCGTTGTTCTGTGAGCGGTATGACTGAGAAATATTCTGCAGCGAAATTTTGGGCGTGCTCTGCGGAGCAGCTTGAACTGGGGTAGCGGTGGTTGGCTCCGCCGCAGGTCGAATTTGCCCATCGGGGCTGTCGTCGGCTCGAGCGGCGGATGCCCATCGTTGACTTTGTCGGATCATCGGATTGCGGCTCTTCCCTTCTCTTTAAGTACCTTGTCTAAGATCGAAAGATCGCACAAGCCTGATAAGTCCGGATTAGCTTTGCCCAGAAAGCCTTGTTCGTAGGCCATTCGGGCTGAAGTTGATAGCGAAGATCGAAGCGGATCGTAAGTCACTCTAATGCGAGAGAAGGCCTCGTCCAACACTGCGTCCGCGAGGGCTGCGCCCGTCAGCTTCTGAATTTCCTGGTTCAGCGCACGTTTACTCTCCGGCAGATGATGGTTAATCCAGTCAGTCAAGGCTACGTGCGTCCGGATGAAGTTCTCCACCATGTCGGGATGCTCATGGAGAAACTTGGTGTTAACCACCACCAACGCAGTCACAAATTCCCCCTTCGGCCAGAGTGTCCGCTCATCAAGAAATAGCCGACCACCACCCTCGTGGATCAGCCTCGTCGCCCAGGGCTCCGGGGCCCAGGCGGCGTCCAGTTGTTTTTTCAGAAAAAGATTGAGTTGGTCTGCGTTGGCAATGGGCAAGACCTGGACGTCACCGCCCTTCTCGCGCGGCTTAAGATTTTGTGAGCGCAGCCATGCCCGCAAGGCAATGTCCTGCGTGTTTGCAAGTTGCGGAG contains these protein-coding regions:
- a CDS encoding M23 family metallopeptidase, coding for MRPEPETLVNGAPAILRVIPSIDLRNLSGSWLGHDLHLRFDSASRSWYGFFGVDITTAAGSYPLKLRGETAAGSPVIYEGSLQVSTAAYPTVTLTVQRKFVVPNKRQAQRVKKEEAIKHRAFARSSDQQLWSQPFMVPVNTAVSEVFGVNRVFNGKLQTRHLGLDFHASPGTPIVAANSGTVLLARRLYFEGRCVVVDHGQGLMTLYMHFSRLKVKEGQRVSRGQVLGLSGATGRVTGPHFHWSLRWEGTYLDPGKLASLNLP
- a CDS encoding HEAT repeat domain-containing protein — protein: MEANAVAEQMDSGERLDESEPEAEEVQQTFELDPTEKFDSLASSITKRDQEALATAVLDSDPVLQSNAYEALKSVNADAAKEALFAAAESEQPSTRLEALQLLQQSGLTDDRSYLTTLNNALGDSDVQVRMAALQGLARLDSPEAMSYLRPLLHDPDPAIRLMLISSVGAKDKSLISTALQDGDEAVSSAAASLLQEVQNEDK
- a CDS encoding ABC transporter ATP-binding protein: MIRQSQRWASAARADDSPDGQIRPAAEPTTATPVQAAPQSTPKISLQNISQSYRSQNNGDLVALANINLEVNPGEFLCIVGPSGCGKSTLLHVLAGLIQPTAGTTLMDGQPVTGPGTNRIMIFQELGLFPWLTVLDNVEFGMRVAGVRKHQRRAAAREYLRLVHLSKFEESYIHQLSGGMRQRVALARALAAEPDVLLMDEPFAALDAQTRDLLHDELERIWSETGRTIVFVTHNVREAVRLGDRVVLMTFRPGRVKSQFKIDLPRPRHLEDTVVATTAGDILDELREEINKSLEAEYHEAHN
- a CDS encoding ABC transporter permease; the encoded protein is MKRITRQVLFYAALLAIWVVIARLKIWPPYLVPTPKGVWDSLVSGFSDRTFWIAIEVSMRRIAIGYGISVVLGMVLGLVLASSRFLEETVGGLLVSLQSLPSICWLPLAVLWFGLSEKAIIFVIVMGSLLSITISMEDARHQMPKIYGMAGRNLGAGGLKLFLYVLLPASLPYLVSGLKQGWAFAWRSLISGEMIFVSLGLGQLLMMGRDLNDMSRVIAVMGLIVGIGYIVDGLLFRSFERRLEEKWGSAAAR
- a CDS encoding CpsB/CapC family capsule biosynthesis tyrosine phosphatase yields the protein MINNSGTLMVDIHCHILPFLDDGPKSWEIALEMCRLAGEDGVEHIVATPHANDRYAYDRKQAQAALDLLRQRSDPKLRFSLGCELFLSYDNLESALANPRNFIIGQTGYLLVELSSYGLPPAINDSLVRLRSRGLVPIIAHPERNPILQRNPTKIMEFVEQGCLTQVTASALTGAWGGVARRSALWLLERGAVHVLASDAHDIKQRPPLLSAARQAVAKKFGEARAHALLEDHPRAILAGQPIPPVAPVSGS
- a CDS encoding aliphatic sulfonate ABC transporter substrate-binding protein — its product is MRLVLANLVYLVVVIGLPAFGQTVVRIGAFANITHAQAMVGKNQGWFERGMGPGARVDWKIFTAGPSAIEALFAGALDITYIGPNPAITGYIRSNGEALRVVAGAAGGGAALIVRADSGIQKPADFHGKKVASPQLANTQDIALRAWLRSQNLKPREKGGDVQVLPIANADQLNLFLKKQLDAAWAPEPWATRLIHEGGGRLFLDERTLWPKGEFVTALVVVNTKFLHEHPDMVENFIRTHVALTDWINHHLPESKRALNQEIQKLTGAALADAVLDEAFSRIRVTYDPLRSSLSTSARMAYEQGFLGKANPDLSGLCDLSILDKVLKEKGRAAIR
- a CDS encoding nucleotide sugar dehydrogenase; this translates as MTLQPLTSKRSQLISAIESRTAGIGVIGLGYVGLPLALLFSEQGFPVTGFDIDDRKVQTLNTGGSYIHRITPDEIQFARGKGFSATADFASLRDVDAIIICVPTPLDEHREPDLSYITSTGDSIAPHLRPGHLVILESTTYPGTTDEVLLPILEQNNGRGLKAVRAGSEGQFYLAFSPEREDPGNNSVSRRDIPKVVGGLEPEAAELATAVYGSIFNRVVRVSSPAAAEMTKLLENIYRCVNIALVNELKLLCLRMGVDIWEVIEAASTKPFGFQPFYPGPGLGGHCIPVDPFYLSWKARQFDFQTRFIELAGEINTSMPYHVLRSVSDALNARKKSVNGSKVLVLGVAYKKDIDDLRESPSLTIIELLRKEGAEVSYHDPYFPVVGRGRKYNLQMQRVSLENLSDYDCVLIVTDHSDYDYARIVRESQLVVDTRNATRGMQAKNVVRC